One Myotis daubentonii chromosome 3, mMyoDau2.1, whole genome shotgun sequence genomic window carries:
- the MAP6D1 gene encoding MAP6 domain-containing protein 1 produces the protein MAWPCISRLCCLARRWNQLDRSDVAVPLTLHNYSDVESEEPGPGGAASRTGASPAGARDPGRDVPLTQYQRDFCAWPAPARPRDATQGRRPGAGGRRGTSPAPPGRGIYVLPIGDADAAAAATSSYRQEFQAWTGVKPARSAKAKPTTVITAHSSGWAGGPGAGFQVPEVRKTFTPNASAIFQAPAPRILNV, from the exons ATGGCGTGGCCCTGCATCAGCCGCCTCTGCTGCCTGGCGCGGCGCTGGAACCAGCTGGACCGCTCGGACGTGGCGGTGCCGCTGACCCTGCACAACTACTCGGACGTTGAGAGCGAGGAGCCGGGCCCGGGCGGCGCCGCCTCGCGCACGGGCGCGTCCCCCGCTGGCGCCCGGGACCCCGGCCGGGACGTGCCGCTCACTCAGTACCAACGGGACTTCTGCGCGTGGCCCGCGCCCGCGAGGCCCAGAGATGCGACGCAGGGGCGCAGGCCGGGGGCAGGCGGCCGGAGGGGCACCTCTCCCGCACCCCCTGGCCGGGGGATCTACGTGCTCCCCATCGGCGATGCGGACGCGGCTGCAGCAGCGACCTCGTCGTACAG GCAGGAATTCCAGGCCTGGACTGGAGTCAAGCCGGCAAGATCCGCAAAGGCGAAACCGACCACGGTGATCACAGCCCACAGCTCGGGATGGGCcggcggccctggggccggaTTCCAG GTCCCTGAGGTGAGGAAGACGTTCACTCCTAACGCCTCAGCCATCTTCCAGGCTCCGGCTCCCCGGATCCTCAACGTGTGA